Genomic segment of Rattus norvegicus strain BN/NHsdMcwi chromosome 7, GRCr8, whole genome shotgun sequence:
acacacacacacacacacacataaattagtAAAAGTTGGTTAAAAGAAACAATACATTGTATGAACCAAGTAACTACTGGAGGAGTCAATAACAGATCTACTCTCATTTGAGAGAGATCCTCAACAGATAGGATCTGTCCCAAGCTGCGCTGAATCAACAAAAACCAAATCCCAACTAATTTACTAATTTAACTTTTTCAAAGGAACCAGGCACTCTCCCACAAATCAAGGTATTCAAATGAGATGGtattaccaaaataaataaataaataaacaaaaatacagaCTGGATGCGAGACTTTTTCTATAAGAATGAATGATTATTTACCGACTAGGacgttgctgttgttgttgttgttgttgctgctgctgttgttgttgttgccttaTGGAGAGCACTTTGAATTATGAACAAAATTTGGTTAAACCTGGATTCAGTTTAACCAAATGGCTATGTGTGTCTGACAGgaatagataggatagatagatagatagatagatagatagatagatagatagatagatagatagatagatagatgatagataggtaaatagatagacagacagacagacagatagatttttctctccatttttcaGTTTATAACCTtctagagaaggagaaggggtcATCTATACCCCCACTTAGTTATGAGAAACTCACCAAAGTGAGTTGAAGGACAGAGGCTTCTTCAACATCAAAACAACATGCTCAGTTTTCTAGCATGCACTAATATCATAATTAGTTgttaatataaatatacaaagcATCTAACTGTGTACAATAAAACCACAAAGGAGTATATGCCcaccaataaagaaaatatgttgcATCCTACAGATTTTGGCAAAATAAATGGCCCCCATTTCTCTTTGAGAACCAcaataattactttttttttcactttttcagAGATCATGGCTTCTCTCTAAACAATCCTTTACAGAAGGAGAATGtctatttttattctgtcttCTGTCACTTTGGCATATTATAGACCCAATCAAagtttgtcaaagaaaaatagtCTCCTTTTCAAAAGTGAATAAAATGTTCATTTACTTTGGGTAAATTTCTGCCTTCACTCGGACCATCTGGATCTAAATTAAGGTACCCTACTTTGAACATGGGTGTGCACACCATCTGGCTACCCAAAAGCAGCAATTACTTCAGGTAAATGAACATTTTGCCTAATTCTAAGCAAGTGTATTCTCCTGTAAGAGACGATGGCATAAATACACATCCCTTTTATCTGCCTGTTGCACATGCACTTGGGAAAAAAACCATGTGTTCTGACTAAAGGTGATAATTTCTTGTATGTGTATAAACATCTTAATTTTGGGATACCTTGCTATTTCCAGTGTTCAACAAATGACGGGCTTTCTCCGAGCCAACTGACTAAATAAGTATGGGAGATTTGTCTGTGATTAAGGAACCTTGGGCTTCACTGAGAAGTTTGTCTACTTGTGTGGGGAAACATAGTCTTCCCTGTAGTACAGACTTGGGCACTCTCTAGAATGTAGTAGAGGACAAAAACTTCTGGGGGGTCAAAGGATATAGTACAGCACACAGTCTAATCTCCCCTTGGATAGGTTAGTACACACCCAGAAATCCACCACTGGGTAGTCTAAGGCAGGCAGCTCATGAGCTGCAATCCAGGCATGAGACTCTTTCTCAAGAAAACCAGTGAAAAGGACAGTTCTCTCGTAGGGTCTctgagaaatgaaacaaaactaagAATGATCAGTTAGTAAGTAGCTATGCTCCCACAGGGCTAGCCAAAGTAAAGGAAGCTGTGGTGTGGCTTTGAAGCATTTCAAGTAACTCAGTGTAACTTCTGCTGGCAGATTAAGTGTTTGTTTTCATTACAAAAATCATCCTATAATTAAATCTGCAAAAAAATGATGATTAACTAAAGATCAAGACATATAATCATTTGTCAAATGAAAATTCTGAGTTCATATCTGTGTCCTTTcagaaaatgaattttcaaatgcCAACAGATGTTGAATTTTTAGGACAAAATCATTATCAACAAAAGGCTATCCTCGGCTAAGTCCATAATATTGGTCAGCATCAATTGAAATCTTCCAAGTAGCTATAATAACAGGAACAACAAAAGTTAATGTATTTAAGGTTGATATACTTTGAAATTATTGGTATACTTGTCAAATTTAATAAGAATATTAATTTTGCCCTATCCTACTCCAGACATAACAGTCGATAAGTCATACCATTCACTTTGCTATTGGGGTTGGAAGACAAAAACTTTCTCTAAGATTGTATTTAGAAATAAATCTGCCCTGAGATTTTGCAAACGCCGAATCCTGCATTCCTTTTGGACAGCACGTGTGCATCATCACGTTTAACTTCCAGCCAGAGTATTTACATCTCTAGGGAAAGCTGAAGGAGAACTTCTGAATACAAACATAAACTGTGGGCACAAGAAATCCGTTACAGGGCAAGCGGAAACATCTGGTCGCTTTTAGAGTCCTCTTAATTTGAAAGCACTGACCAAAACAAGCTGACTTCTGCCAAATACATCTTGGCATggcttaaggaaaaaaaaaaaaccagactttgAGAGGGAGTATCTTTCTCCCCACAGTAAGATTTATTGGTGATGATGTGCAACCCGCTGGACTGACATAGACGTGAAGAACCTGTCTCCAAGCATAGCATGCACATCTGCCCCCTGTGACTTTctgcatattttatataattgGAGGCTTAAAAATATTCTTAACCTGTAATCTGTGTTAGAAGTGGTGGCAAAGGGTTTAAATGATCCATACCAGATCTTGGGTATTAAGGGATCAGGAATTTATGTATTAGCTCACAGGAAGCTGTACCTATCACACTACCAAAATATGGAGGGGTTACATGGGGTGACTTCACAGCACCccataaataataaaacttttgTACACTTCCACACTGTGGTGAGATCTTCCCAGCCTCTACCACAATAACAGTTTCTGAGAGTCTCTAAGTACCATGAGCTCTGGTGCAGGGCTGGGCAAACCAAAGTTCAAGTTCCCATTCTCTGAGGACAGCCTGTTGACCTTGAGTGCCCTGGGCTGCTTTGAGCCTCCTCGGCTGTTAAGAGACTAGACTCGGTGAAGGAAAACAGAGGCTCTGCCTCTTACTAATCACTGTCCTACCTATAGGTGATGCTTTCATTTGTGAGTTCAATCTGGTTGTTTGTCTGCTCTGTAGTCATTTAATTATTTGAAGTTATTTTAAATGCAGTGAAAACAAGATtcacccatccattcattcaaCCCCCGTATGTAAAAGCTTAGTACCACAGGACTTTGAAGCACTCCAGGGCAGTCTTGGCTTTGGGTGACATGCTTTCCAAGACCATATTGATCAATCTTATAATGGAAGGGTAGTACTATTATTATCACTAATACAGAATTTAAAATATGAGCTCTGGGGCCAAATTATCTGGGTCTCACTTTGTGATCTAAGCCAAATGACTTTCTGGGGCTTCTATTTTCCCACCTGTGATACAGAATGCTGACGGCTGCATGAACCCCATCGGGATCAAGTAGAACTTAGTTCACCAGAGACAGGCGAGCAATCAGCACTAGAAGCACCTGTCAATCATGAGCAAGAATCATTAGCTTCGACCCTTTCCTCAAACTTTCACAACCGTGAGAACTGTGACTATAGGGACACAAGAACTGTTGATTCTGAAGCCCcagtctctcaaaaaaaaaaaaaaaaaccctaagagaATGTAGCCCAAATCTAACTCAGCAAAGGCGTTGGAGACTAACTACAAGTTTGCCTTCCCTTCTGGGTGTAGTCATTTCTGTTGCCAGCAGCAGAGGAATCAAATGGAGCCAGgaactctcaggagagatcaaagTGCCTCAGAGGTCCCTCTCTGATTTTGATCATGGCAAGTGCCGCTCCAGCCCCTAGTCCTTGCCCCGCCTTACCCTGCAAGTTCACTTTGTGCTCAAAATCTCAGCTTGCTATTTGGGATAACTTTACAAAGCCAAAGCTTggctgggcaggttctgaatctccCACAGTCAAGGGAGGTGGGCTTGTCAAGGGGAAGAGGGTGTGTCTATCTTGACCTGGTAGCTGGGTTACTCTGTTACCTGCTCTTTGGTTATCAACTATTTCCCTCCACTGTAACCTGGGAAGTTCTTTTCTGCGTTTGTTATCATTTATGAACTGAAACCTTTAGGGAAATAAGCAAAAGCCCAGATGGCTGCACTGTAAGTCAAGAGGCGCACGGTCCAACCTAAAGGAAAGGAAATTTTCATCTTTTGGTACTGCTGAGTTTGTGGACTTGGTAATGGTGAGAGGCCAGGCATCAGGGGGACCCCTACAGTTGGAGAGGACCATCCCACCTCCTCTTGGCTTCCTTCCCCTAACCCTGGGCTCCTGGATATTGGAAGCCAGCTGGGTCCCGGAGGTCGCCGGCGCTCGCTCAGCAGTGCGAGTCGCCTGGCGGGGTGGGGCAGCGCAGGGCACCGCCTCCATCCATACCTTCTCTCCCCGTGGATCACGTAGGAGCTGCGGAAGAAGCCCAAAAGCTCGTTCTCTATCAGGGCATTGTAGATAATCTTCAGATTGTAGTGCCTCTGCGCATCCAGGGTTCTATTCAGCACCACCACCAAGACCTGCGTTTGTGGGTAGAGGAAAAAGCCTGCTACCGGGACAGCCCCGAACGCCCGGTCTTCCGCTACTTGCACCTTCTCCACCGCCACCCGGGAGGCGTGCAGTACCACGTAGCGGGTGGCGTTCTGGCACGCGATCTCCACGTTGACCTCCCCAGAGAAGGTGAAGTTCTCCATGAAGGCGGTGAGCATCAAATTGTAGTGCAGCGGCTTAAGGTGGCCGGATAGGCGCAGCTGAGTCCAGGGCTGCCActgctcctgctcttcctccgACGGCGGATGGGCAGACGGGGTCCCCGCGGTGCCCACCTCGCCGATCTCACGCTGCGAGGATTCCTCACCCGCGTGGTGGTTGCGCCGGGCAGATCCTGGGTAGCTGCTGTTGCCACCACGCTCAGGGAAGCCTCCGAGGCCACCGTCGGTGCCCGGCATCGCCGCGCTCGCTCCACACTCGTCGAACCGCAGGCTGAGCAGTACGGCCAGCATGGTGACAGCCAGCAGTGCCACGATGGACACGGCAAAAGCCAGCACAAGCCTCTTGTGCACTGCGATGTGGCGCTCCGTGGTGCGGGGTCTCACTCCCACCGAGTCAGCCCACGGGTCCGAGAGCCCCCTGCCGCTTGCCCGGAGCGCGGCGTCGTCTTCTCCCATGGTGGCCGCAAACGGTGAACTGCTCTTCTcggccccctcctcctccttcttcttcctcttctttttcttcttcttctttttcttctcctcctcttgctccccCCTCTCGCCGTCCAGGGCCATCACaccgcctcctcctcttcccccgcCCCCTCCGACACCCCTAGCGGGCGGGCCACCCGGGCCACCTCCAGCGCAGTCATCAGAGACCGCACGCGGGCGGAGGGCGCGACGCCGGCTGGGACCTTAGGAAGGccagctcagattctcttaagaCAGACTCTGGAGGCTAGTGACGACCGAGACGACCCCCATCAGCCCCGCCTCTCTCCAGACACCAGCTGCGGATAGCGGGGCAACCAGCTCTGGGACGCGCCCAACTTGGGGAGCGTGTCGCTCGCCGGGTGCGCGCTACTCGTCGGGCTAGCACCGGGCGCCCGGGCACACGCCGCCCCCGCCCCTGTGCGCCTGCGGCTCGCGTGTCCTCCCGGGCGCCGCACTCTTCCAGGCTAGCGGCGGCAGCTCTCTCAGCGGCTCGGCCAGGAGGACAGAGAGCGCTGGGGAGAGCGACTGAACAGGGGGGCAAGTTAGGGCTTCACCCAGCTCCCCGCACTCCAGCAGCTTTCGGTCTTCTGGGTGGGATGTGGTCGCAAAAACAgttgcggcggcggcggcagcccGGAAGGCGCTGGTGCCTTCCACCTCGCTGTGGGAGAGCAGAGGATGGAGCAGAGGACCAAGGAAAGGACGGGAGTAAGCTAGCCGGAGGAAGTCCCACGGCCGCGGAGCATCGGTCCTGAAGAAGCCTTCTCCACACTGGACACTTTAAGCAGTGGTGGCGGTAAAAGGCGTGAGGTTGCGGACTGGGCAGCAAGCCTTCCGCGTTCCGATATTGCTCTGCCCTCCAGAGAAGACAAGTGAAGAAGTGTCCGGCCCGGGCGTCCACTTCAGGTAGATGAAGGTCTGAGCCTGAGCCGTGTccccggggggcgggggggggagaaCTGAAGTGCAGTGCGTGTGTGCcagcgcgtgtgcatgtgtgtgcgcgtgtgtgcgcgcgtgtgcgtgtatgtgtgtgtgtacacgggcTTCGGGTTTAGATTGCCAAGGATACTCCAGCTGCATTCAGGGACTGAAACTCCCGGAGAAacggaaaggagagagggggagcgagcgagcgaggaggaagggaaggcaggagggaggggagaggtttAGCGGCAGAGGCAGGCTCTGGGAGATTAGAGAGCTTTTCTCCGCTCTGTCACAccagacacccacagccacagAGGGGGTTGCTGAGCTGCCTGCAAGAGTATACTGTAAATCTTCAGCGCAACAAGCCTGCAGTCACCCCTTTTCTGACTCCTTAGCCCTACTGCGGTTCCCCAGAGGGACCGCTGGAGCCTTGGGCTATTAGCATCAAGAGCAAAGGCAGAGCCTGCTTGCGGAGACAGTGTCAGATCACACATCAAGCTCACCAGAGGATTTGGAGGATTGTATGTAAATTGAAATAAATTCTCCAAAGCCTGACTGCATATATTATACTGGTGTAGTGTAGCCAGGTGTGCAGTCTGGAATAATGGCTAGCAGTGAACCAGGAGAGTCTACTAAAGACAGGAGAGCAATTCCCCATaggacacattttatttttagattagaggaaggattaaaacACGCTGTCTATAATACAACATTCAAAAGCGAGTGGAAGGAAAACTGGGGGTGGAGGCCACATGACTTTGGGTTTTAGTAGGACAGCCAGCATATCAACACATCACGTGACTGGTCAGCCTCTTCCTTCACCTAGCCACAATCACTTTTTGTAACTCCCCTGCCTCATCATGGACAGTGTTTAAACTCCATTATAACAGTTCTGAACCCCAATGGATGCTAACAGCAAGGATCATCAAAGCGCAGTGCATAGCCTGCTGGCTGCCCTTGGACTCTCAGAAGTTTGTTGGAGTTCTTGATTAGAGTAGAGGGGCATGCTATCAAAACTTCAAAATGTGCCAAGAGAGTGGTAACAACGCTTGAGAAAGACAGCCACCTTGGAGGCAACAGTCAAAGAGTTAATGACTGGTCCAgtcgattaaaaaaaaaaggaaagaaagaaatgtctctttacatgtttcttctgtttctttaaatCCAGACTGCATTTAAGAATTCACGgcctcggtccccagctccgaaaaaaagaaccaaaaaaaaaaaaaaaaaaaaaaaaagaattcacagccatCGTTattttccagagagagagagaggtgggaggggggggGTATTAACTTTGGCATACTGAAAAAAAACAGGCTTTAAACAATATTGTTAAAACCTGGCCAATAAGAAGAGTCCAATTACACAACATGAACTTTAAACTGGGAGCCTTGCTTGCCGAAGTTCTTTTCCCTTTATCCCTAGATGGAGTCCTTGCTCAACACCATGTTTTCTAAATGTCCACTTGCATCATCATAAATGATGATGAAAATAGGTACCAGGGTGGGTATTTTTAAGCACGTTGTATGTGGGCCGCCAGCAACAGACCAGGGGAAATGCCACATTCTGTTCTAGTTACTTTTTCTGCTCTGTTTTTTAAGCGTCTTTGTTCTTGCCTTTTCATATGGACCCAGTTATGTGTGTTTTAGGAGTTGAGAGCTAAGGGGTTAAATTGTTTTCCCCAAAATTAGAAAATACGAGTTAGCCAGCCAAAAGAGCACCTGGGCCTAAACGAGTCCACCATATTCTTCAGTACTTCAGGGCTCTAATCTAGACATTCAGGAATCCTGGCCTAAGGGACAGAGATTACTAGCAGCTTCTAgaatgagtcctgagagtctaAGCACCACTGTTTAATGAAGAAACAGTCCTCTAAGGAGCCTCTGAGGCTTTCTGTCTCTAATATGATGTTAGTCATGAAGACTACAAGGCCCTTACTTCCCGTTTACTTGTGAAAATCACTGCTAGGTAACACTTAAACCctttgcaattaaaaaaaaaaatcacttgattAGCAATGTTTCTCCTGACTGAATTAACAAATggattgtttttgagacataaaTGAAGCAAATTCAAGTTTATTAACATAAAGTGGGCATAACTTATTAGCTTATTGATCCCCACTTAGTGTGGTTTTACCCAATAAACTGAGtatcaaagatcaagtaaatATTTGTTTCTCTCCTGTTAATagaacagtgattttttttccttttgaaatttcTGAAAGTGTAAAGAACCTGAGAAAAAAAGCATTGGTggaataaatttttatattatccTCCAAGAAAATGTTCACCCGACTGCAAACCAAAAACAATAGAGAAGAAGCAAAGTTTCAGGTTGTGGACCTAAGAGGAATATTGAAGGAATTAACCACAAATGCTTGGTTTAAAAGTTGTCATTAGCATTAAGCCCCTTGATTAGAAAGAGGTTTGGTTACTATGGTGCTGTAATCATGCAGTGTTCTTCACAAGGGAGACACCTTCTCTGTGTCTGACACTTAGCAAGAACCATTTTGTTGCGAGAACTTcatgctgatttttttctttaactaatAAATGTCATTAAAATCGTGTTCATATTTTGGATCTGGGGACTTGTAAAAATGAATATAAGCTGAGTGTTTAAAATTCATGAAGCCCACCAGAAGTTGATTTTAATCCAATCTGCACTTTGATCTTGTTGATAATCAAAATGAACTGTCTTCCATGGAGCAATGATGGTCTTTACTCTTCTGTCGTTTAAACTTGAACTGCCTTTTCTCCCCACACTGATTTGTATGTACAAGCAAAACTTGAGTGTCCTTGCATACTCAGTCTCTGAAAGTGCGGTTAGCTTCTTCGTGTCCAGAAGCTGCTTAGCTCAGAAGAAAGAGCAAAGGTCCCCACTCAACCTTCCCAACCTTTTATTATCCTATCCCACTTAATCAACTCAGTTTCTTGATGTGTTAATATCAAAAGGTTCCAGGAGGTACCTTTCAGCTCTCAGGAGCTAATTTCCTCATGTTCTCAAGAGGTTTTTAATCTTCTCCATAAAGGACAAACAGTTTGAGCTTGGGAGACAAGCTCAGTGAGTATTGTGCCTACTTTGCAAACACAGAGACCTAAGTTGGATTCCCCAGGACCTATTGCAGTTGGGCATAGTAGCATAGACTTGTAATTACAATATGGAGGAAGCAGAGGTGAGGGAGTTCAGGGCCTCTCTGGCTATTCAGTCTACCCTACATGGCAAGTCCTTGGGCAATGAGAGAcaattatcaaaataaaataaaaggggaaCCATGTTTGAAGAacaacacctctggcctccacacacatgcacacacatgttcacatgcacatgaacacacacatgcatacacaaacacacacacacacacacaaaataaaatacaatttaaaaatttaaggagGAAAATGACAGTATAAAAACTGTTCGGGCTAGTTAGTGCACAGGAGACAGTAAAGCAGCTGCTCCTCTGGCTGTCAAGAAGACTGGTTAGGGCAGGAATATGTTTCTGAGGACCACACACAACTAAAGACCCCTGCAAGGCAGAAGACTCTGCTCCCCAGCTGAAGTGGCGCCCCCATGTGGCAACAGAAAAACAGCCTTTTGAAATACAAAATGGGGCTGATTGGATGAGCATCTCCAGTTGTGCGAACCCATACTACATCACAGTTACTGGTAGTTCTGTATTCCAcaagtttaaatgttttatgacaTTTACCCTGAGTCTTCTCTGAAGAGTTTCATCCAAAATGGGTCACCTTTTCTATCAGAACCTTCCTCATGATCTTGAAGGTAAAAGACAGAACCTTTAAGGAATGGAGCTTCCAGTTTTCCAAACAAAATTAATACCTTGATTTAACTGTGGGCTGTCCAACTTTTGAGACATCAGCCTGAATAGAAGGGTCCCGTGAATCTGAATATGTCTTTTTAAACCACCTGAAAGctgctaaagtttttttttaataaaacatctAATGTACCAGTACATTGGCACATATTGCAAGTCCTAAGGAAGTCATGCAGCCGTGCTGAAGGGAAAACTGAATAAGTCTCTGTACAAAATGAGCCTCTCTAGATGGAAAATAGAAGAAGGATTGCTGAAATCTATGGTAAAAAAATTCCCTGTAACAGCATTCAGTGTTACATGCAGAGTGGAGAGCACAAAGTATTCAAGAAAGTTCTGTCTTTCTGTGGGGGTTTCTACTGCTAGGTTTAAACTCTTCAGTGTTCACTCTGGGCCCTTCGGTTTGCGATCTCTAT
This window contains:
- the Trhde gene encoding thyrotropin-releasing hormone-degrading ectoenzyme isoform X2, yielding MALDGERGEQEEEKKKKKKKKKRKKKEEEGAEKSSSPFAATMGEDDAALRASGRGLSDPWADSVGVRPRTTERHIAVHKRLVLAFAVSIVALLAVTMLAVLLSLRFDECGASAAMPGTDGGLGGFPERGGNSSYPGSARRNHHAGEESSQREIGEVGTAGTPSAHPPSEEEQEQWQPWTQLRLSGHLKPLHYNLMLTAFMENFTFSGEVNVEIACQNATRYVVLHASRVAVEKVQVAEDRAFGAVPVAGFFLYPQTQVLVVVLNRTLDAQRHYNLKIIYNALIENELLGFFRSSYVIHGERRFLGVTQFSPTHARKAFPCFDEPIYKATFKISIKHQATYLSLSNMPVETSVFEEDGWVTDHFSQTPLMSTYYLAWAICNFTYRETTTKSGVVVRLYARPDAIRRGSGDYALHITKRLIEFYEDYFKVPYSLPKLDLLAVPKHPYAAMENWGLSIFVEQRILLDPSVSSISYLLDVTMVIVHEICHQWFGDLVTPVWWEDVWLKEGFAHYFEFVGTDYLYPSWNMEKQRFLTDVLHEVMLLDGLASSHPVSQEVLRATDIDKVFDWIAYKKVTKFDGLISHL